CATGGGTTTGCTCTTAGTCTTCTTCCCtgaccacaacaacaacaacgacgactctccttctttttcaccttcttcttcttcttcttctccggcggCAATAACGACTCTCTTCCGCACCAGATCTTCACGTCTTCTCCTCTCCAAAGCTCAATCAACAATCTCAATCTgcatcctcctcctcttcctcactctcttcctcttcacccTCTCCACCTTCGAGCCTTCCTCTGGTTTTCCCTCCGTTTCTTCTCGTCCTCACCGTCGATTCCTCCTCAACCGCGACATCGTCGGATCTCAACCCCTCCGTCGTCGTTACGATCGATTCGCTCTCCAAGGTATGGGTACTCTGTTTCTGCGAGGCACCAGGAGCATGCAAGGCTTAATCGTAGCTCACCTCGCTTCCGACGCGACGGACGACGATCTCCGTCTCTTCATGCGGCTGCTCCACCGCTCCGGTGTCACTTCTAAATCCGACGTCGTTTTGCTCTTCAATTCGCCTTCCTCTGGTTCTAGATTCGCCGGATTTATCGAAGAGGAGAACGACTCGTTCTTAAAACTCGTCGATGTTCATCGGAGCTCGAATTCGTCGGATCAAATCGATTCGGTTTGGGGATTTAATCTGACTAAATTCATGAAGAAGACGTCATCATCACCAGAGCCTATCTGGGGGAAGAAGACTCACAGAGCTTCTTCAAACGATTCGTCgttgattattattaataataataactcgACCGAGTCAAACGAGTTGACTCATGGCTCTGTTGTGGGGTTCGACGTGACTGAGTTGGATCCTGAAAACTCGCTATCCGGGTTCATGGACCACGTTCCGATAAGTTTGAGGAGGTGGGCGTGTTACCCAATGCTGCTTGGTCGAGTAAGACGCAATTTCAAACACGTTATGCTCGTCGACGCTAAAACCTCCTTGTTCCTCGGCGACCCGTTTACCCGGATTCGTAACCGGAGCCCCGAGTCTGTCCTCTTTTTTTCCAAACACAGCAGCAAGAAAAGTTCTGATGTTAACCCGGCGATTCTGGTCGGCGGAGCCAAAGGGATCAGGAGACTGTCGAGCTCGATGCACACTGAGATCGTGAGAGCGGCgatgcagcagcagcagcacaagaacaagaagaagagctctGTTACGACGGACTCGGTTGTGTTGAGTCAGCTCGTTGGGAATGTTCACATGGTTAAGAACTTTGAAGTGGTTGCGAGTGAGTCGGCGGTGCCGGAAGCGAGTTCGCTAGCTGAGTTGAGGACGAGAAACTCGGCGGCTTCGTCGATAAAGAATCATGATATAATACAACGCGGTAATGGTAATGGTAACAGTAATCATATTACTGATAT
The Camelina sativa cultivar DH55 chromosome 6, Cs, whole genome shotgun sequence genome window above contains:
- the LOC104792030 gene encoding uncharacterized protein LOC104792030 codes for the protein MGLISAKETKHNNNNTRGAMGLLLVFFPDHNNNNDDSPSFSPSSSSSSPAAITTLFRTRSSRLLLSKAQSTISICILLLFLTLFLFTLSTFEPSSGFPSVSSRPHRRFLLNRDIVGSQPLRRRYDRFALQGMGTLFLRGTRSMQGLIVAHLASDATDDDLRLFMRLLHRSGVTSKSDVVLLFNSPSSGSRFAGFIEEENDSFLKLVDVHRSSNSSDQIDSVWGFNLTKFMKKTSSSPEPIWGKKTHRASSNDSSLIIINNNNSTESNELTHGSVVGFDVTELDPENSLSGFMDHVPISLRRWACYPMLLGRVRRNFKHVMLVDAKTSLFLGDPFTRIRNRSPESVLFFSKHSSKKSSDVNPAILVGGAKGIRRLSSSMHTEIVRAAMQQQQHKNKKKSSVTTDSVVLSQLVGNVHMVKNFEVVASESAVPEASSLAELRTRNSAASSIKNHDIIQRGNGNGNSNHITDIIMKRICSCELDSSVYNYC